In Zhaonella formicivorans, one DNA window encodes the following:
- the obgE gene encoding GTPase ObgE: MFYDSAKIYVKAGDGGNGAVSFRREKYVPEGGPNGGDGGRGGDVVLAADPGLRTLVDFKYRRHYKAERGEHGQGKNMHGRGGQDLVLHIPVGTIVKNDDTGEIIADLVEAGQQVIVARGGRGGRGNARFLSNQNKAPRLAEKGEPGEELWLTLELKLLADVGLVGLPNAGKSTLISQISAAKPKIADYPFTTLTPNLGVVKIDDNSFVVADIPGLIEGAHAGAGLGHDFLKHIERTRVLIHVVDVGNVFERDPYADFVAINKELELYNPALAKRPQVIAANKIDLSGAEENLKDFQAKVEGYEVFPISAVTGQGIEPLMRRVVQLLEEVGEAEPCISLEPERVVKAEPKERFRIDMEDGVFILSGKELEKHFAMTNFENEESLRRFQNIMNKMGVVDALREKGAKAGDVVRIKDLEFDFVD; this comes from the coding sequence ATGTTTTACGACAGCGCAAAAATCTATGTTAAAGCAGGAGACGGTGGAAACGGAGCAGTTTCATTCCGCCGTGAAAAGTATGTTCCGGAAGGCGGCCCTAACGGCGGTGACGGCGGCCGGGGCGGGGATGTAGTCTTGGCAGCGGATCCGGGCCTTAGAACGCTGGTTGATTTTAAATACCGCAGGCATTATAAAGCGGAGCGGGGTGAACACGGCCAGGGTAAAAATATGCATGGCCGGGGAGGCCAGGACCTGGTTTTGCATATCCCGGTGGGAACAATTGTGAAAAATGATGACACCGGTGAAATTATTGCCGATCTGGTTGAAGCAGGCCAGCAGGTTATAGTGGCTAGGGGTGGTCGGGGAGGCAGGGGTAATGCCCGCTTTCTGAGCAACCAGAACAAGGCGCCCAGGCTGGCTGAAAAAGGGGAGCCGGGAGAAGAGCTTTGGTTGACATTGGAATTGAAACTCCTGGCCGATGTGGGCTTGGTGGGGCTGCCAAACGCGGGCAAGTCGACGCTAATTTCCCAAATATCTGCAGCCAAACCCAAAATCGCCGATTATCCTTTCACTACTTTGACGCCTAATTTAGGAGTAGTCAAAATTGACGACAATAGCTTTGTGGTGGCCGATATCCCCGGTCTCATTGAAGGAGCCCATGCCGGAGCAGGTCTTGGCCATGACTTTTTGAAGCATATTGAAAGGACCCGGGTTTTGATCCATGTGGTTGACGTAGGTAATGTCTTTGAGCGGGATCCCTATGCAGATTTTGTAGCAATCAATAAAGAACTGGAACTGTATAATCCGGCTTTGGCTAAAAGGCCCCAGGTAATTGCAGCCAATAAGATTGACCTTTCCGGGGCGGAAGAAAATCTGAAGGATTTTCAGGCTAAAGTGGAGGGCTACGAGGTATTCCCTATTTCGGCTGTTACCGGACAAGGGATTGAACCTCTCATGCGGCGGGTTGTGCAATTGCTGGAAGAAGTTGGGGAAGCAGAACCCTGTATTTCTTTAGAGCCGGAAAGAGTCGTCAAGGCTGAACCAAAGGAACGCTTTAGGATTGATATGGAAGATGGTGTTTTTATCCTTTCAGGCAAGGAATTGGAAAAACATTTTGCCATGACAAATTTTGAAAACGAGGAATCTTTAAGGCGTTTTCAAAATATCATGAATAAAATGGGTGTAGTAGATGCATTACGGGAGAAAGGAGCCAAGGCCGGTGATGTGGTGCGGATAAAAGATCTGGAATTTGACTTCGTGGATTAA
- a CDS encoding TIGR03960 family B12-binding radical SAM protein, producing the protein MRQLIEQQILPRVTKPIRYQGNEFNSVHKDWGKAQVRMAFAFPDLYEVGMSHLGLQILYGLVNDREDLLLERVFAPWTDMEDLLRRHNLPLFSLESYRPLRDFDILGFTLQYEMSFTNILNMLDLAGIPLRAAERSDSFPLVVGGGPCAYNPEPLADFFDFFVIGDAEEVLLEIMDTAKAFKQGPSGRIAKGDFLAEISRVRGIYVPKFYEVSYNASGGIEKIEPVNPRVPAKVVKRVVKDLNTAYFPTKPIVPFADTVHDRVMLEVLRGCTRTCRFCQAGMIYRPVRERDQETLLKQAKELVRNTGHEEISLTSLSTADYSCVQPLITSLMEEFKNEMVGISLPSLRVDAFSVDLAKEIQKVRKTGLTFAPEAGTQRLRDVINKGVTEENLMEAVAGAFAAGWTTIKLYFMIGLPTETKEDVAGIAELAYKVLKKGKEILKEQKSKKSLKVTVSVSSFVPKSHTPFQWVAQDPVVMLQEKQQYLKSLLKDRHITYNYHDARLSFLEAVFAKGDRKLGQVLETAWAKGCKFDSWSEYFKYETWLEAFRECGIDPEFYAYRRPGFEETFPWEHLHTGVSKKYLFEEYQKALQAELTKDCRLDRCPGCGVCGDLNVKLLLQRRGKGGAL; encoded by the coding sequence TTGCGACAACTGATTGAACAACAAATTTTACCCAGGGTTACAAAACCCATCAGATACCAAGGCAACGAATTTAATTCTGTTCACAAGGACTGGGGCAAAGCGCAGGTCAGAATGGCTTTTGCCTTTCCTGACTTATATGAAGTGGGCATGTCCCATTTGGGTCTGCAGATACTTTACGGACTGGTCAACGACCGGGAGGACCTGCTTTTGGAGCGTGTCTTTGCCCCTTGGACAGACATGGAGGATTTGCTGCGCCGGCATAATCTTCCCCTTTTCAGCCTGGAGTCTTACCGCCCCCTAAGGGACTTTGACATTTTAGGTTTTACCCTGCAGTACGAGATGAGCTTTACCAATATCCTGAATATGCTGGATTTAGCCGGCATTCCGCTCCGAGCTGCTGAAAGAAGCGACAGCTTCCCGCTGGTGGTGGGGGGAGGACCTTGTGCATATAATCCGGAGCCTTTAGCAGATTTCTTTGATTTTTTTGTCATTGGTGATGCGGAAGAAGTGCTGTTGGAAATCATGGACACAGCTAAGGCTTTTAAGCAGGGCCCCTCCGGCAGAATAGCCAAGGGAGATTTCCTGGCCGAAATCAGCCGCGTCAGGGGAATATACGTTCCCAAATTTTATGAGGTTAGCTATAATGCTAGTGGCGGAATTGAAAAAATCGAACCTGTCAACCCCCGGGTTCCAGCCAAAGTGGTAAAAAGGGTAGTGAAAGATCTGAATACCGCCTATTTTCCTACCAAACCCATCGTACCCTTTGCTGATACGGTTCATGACCGGGTGATGCTGGAAGTGCTCAGGGGCTGCACCAGGACCTGCCGCTTCTGCCAGGCGGGGATGATTTACCGCCCTGTGCGGGAGAGAGACCAGGAAACGTTGTTGAAACAAGCGAAAGAACTGGTCAGGAATACAGGACATGAGGAGATTTCACTGACTTCACTCAGTACCGCTGATTACAGCTGCGTGCAGCCGCTGATCACTTCGCTCATGGAAGAATTCAAGAATGAAATGGTTGGTATCTCTTTGCCTTCTTTGCGGGTGGATGCTTTTTCCGTTGACCTGGCTAAGGAGATCCAGAAAGTCCGCAAAACAGGACTCACCTTTGCTCCAGAGGCGGGTACCCAGCGGCTGCGGGATGTAATCAACAAGGGAGTAACGGAAGAAAACCTGATGGAAGCTGTAGCGGGGGCTTTCGCGGCCGGATGGACCACTATCAAGCTCTATTTCATGATCGGGCTTCCTACCGAAACTAAAGAGGATGTAGCCGGTATCGCCGAATTGGCTTATAAGGTCTTAAAAAAAGGGAAAGAGATTTTAAAAGAACAGAAGAGCAAAAAATCCTTAAAAGTAACAGTAAGTGTTTCTTCTTTTGTGCCTAAATCTCATACGCCTTTCCAATGGGTAGCCCAGGACCCCGTTGTTATGTTGCAAGAAAAACAGCAGTATTTGAAAAGCTTGCTGAAAGACAGGCACATCACCTACAATTACCACGATGCCAGGCTCAGCTTCTTGGAAGCGGTTTTTGCCAAAGGAGACAGGAAGCTGGGGCAGGTGCTGGAGACCGCCTGGGCTAAAGGCTGTAAATTCGACAGTTGGTCCGAGTATTTTAAATACGAGACCTGGCTGGAGGCTTTCCGGGAGTGCGGGATTGACCCCGAATTCTATGCGTACCGCCGGCCCGGTTTTGAGGAAACGTTCCCTTGGGAGCACCTGCATACCGGTGTCAGCAAAAAATACTTGTTTGAGGAATACCAAAAGGCCTTGCAAGCGGAACTGACTAAGGACTGTCGGCTCGACCGCTGCCCCGGCTGCGGGGTTTGCGGCGATTTAAATGTAAAATTGCTGCTGCAGAGGAGGGGCAAAGGTGGGGCGTTATAG
- the rplU gene encoding 50S ribosomal protein L21, whose amino-acid sequence MYAIIETGGKQYRVSEGDVLKVEKLAAAEGETVLADKVLAVGSESGLKVGTPVVDGAKVSLKVQAHGKGEKIIVFKYKPKKNYRRKKGHRQPYTQVVVEKIEA is encoded by the coding sequence GTGTACGCAATTATTGAAACAGGTGGAAAACAGTACAGGGTTTCCGAAGGAGATGTTTTAAAGGTTGAAAAGCTGGCAGCAGCTGAAGGTGAAACGGTTTTAGCCGACAAGGTTCTGGCTGTGGGCAGCGAAAGTGGTCTGAAAGTAGGAACCCCGGTAGTTGACGGGGCTAAGGTGAGTTTAAAAGTTCAGGCTCATGGCAAAGGCGAGAAGATTATTGTCTTCAAGTACAAGCCTAAGAAAAATTACCGCAGGAAAAAAGGTCACCGTCAGCCATATACTCAAGTGGTTGTAGAGAAAATTGAAGCCTAA
- a CDS encoding M23 family metallopeptidase, whose product MKDPWKDFDKDNWKDSWDLDRYKPLTLGEAYGNKKIGGPFLEFRWLRQAAVAIVLFFVFLVFFTWDSPKAASLQQNIRYLLVEEQSDFTPVLEAMVKDGLWLDTYDREVYEKEVKQVTREKSPMSIPVSGKFARHFGWVESSVTGKKTFHAGIDIETELGAPVRAALDGTVLKVEETRQLGRVVEIDHGNGLTTVYGTLGEILVAEKQQVKQGEIIAKTGTIIKSKKGQLHFEIREKGKAVDPLTKITDVRTSI is encoded by the coding sequence TTGAAGGATCCATGGAAAGATTTTGACAAGGATAACTGGAAGGATAGCTGGGACCTGGACAGGTACAAGCCGCTTACCTTAGGAGAGGCATATGGCAATAAGAAAATAGGAGGGCCTTTCTTAGAATTTCGCTGGCTAAGACAGGCAGCCGTTGCCATTGTTTTGTTTTTTGTCTTTTTGGTATTTTTTACCTGGGATAGCCCTAAAGCTGCCAGCTTGCAGCAGAATATAAGGTATTTGCTGGTCGAGGAACAAAGTGATTTCACGCCTGTGCTGGAAGCTATGGTTAAGGACGGGTTATGGCTGGATACTTACGACCGGGAAGTATATGAAAAAGAGGTCAAACAAGTAACCCGGGAAAAGTCTCCCATGTCTATCCCCGTTTCGGGTAAGTTTGCCAGGCATTTCGGTTGGGTTGAAAGTTCGGTCACGGGTAAAAAAACTTTCCATGCAGGTATAGATATCGAAACTGAACTGGGTGCTCCTGTCAGGGCCGCTCTTGATGGTACTGTGCTGAAGGTAGAAGAAACACGTCAACTGGGAAGAGTTGTAGAAATAGATCATGGCAACGGGCTGACCACCGTATACGGCACATTGGGGGAGATATTGGTAGCGGAAAAACAACAGGTCAAGCAGGGAGAAATCATAGCTAAAACCGGAACGATTATTAAAAGCAAAAAAGGACAGCTGCACTTTGAGATAAGGGAAAAAGGCAAAGCTGTGGATCCTCTCACTAAAATTACCGATGTGCGTACCAGCATTTAG
- the rodA gene encoding rod shape-determining protein RodA, translated as MIEKKLLKNLDWVFLLAVIAILIMSALVLASASSSVVPDDPYYYARKHLLYIATGLGLMFFAAGFNYVQLARMQRFLYVLNLLFLGAVLVPGVGKVSNGAQSWIGIGSFTLQPSEFAKVFLIITFAQFLVSRQGRLNTFKDLIPCFLYVAGPLVLIFAQPDLGTSLVFIAIMFGMMLVAGANPKILALLFFGGIFLIVAVLWLHFHLKVPIPLEDYQIMRLVVFLDPYADGKNGLGAGYNIIQSLVAVGSGGFWGKGLFKGTQGQYNFLPYHHTDFIFSIIGEELGFVGGMLLLILYFILLYRALRIAMQAKDLYGVLLVTGVVSMLTFHILENIGMAIGMMPITGIPLPLFSYGGSNMWANLLALGIILSVNLRRQVIPF; from the coding sequence ATGATAGAAAAGAAGCTGTTAAAGAATCTTGACTGGGTTTTTTTATTGGCTGTAATTGCTATCTTAATTATGAGTGCATTGGTTTTGGCCAGCGCTTCTTCCAGTGTAGTACCTGATGACCCCTATTATTATGCCAGGAAACACCTGCTCTATATAGCTACCGGCTTAGGGCTGATGTTTTTTGCAGCCGGCTTTAATTACGTGCAATTGGCTCGCATGCAGCGTTTTTTATATGTTTTAAACCTGCTGTTTCTAGGAGCTGTGCTTGTTCCGGGTGTTGGCAAGGTTTCCAATGGAGCGCAAAGCTGGATTGGAATTGGCAGCTTTACCCTGCAGCCTTCTGAATTTGCCAAAGTGTTTTTAATTATTACATTTGCCCAGTTTTTGGTCAGCCGGCAAGGCCGGTTAAATACATTTAAAGATTTAATCCCGTGCTTTTTATATGTTGCCGGTCCGTTGGTACTGATCTTTGCTCAGCCTGATTTGGGTACTTCGCTGGTCTTCATTGCTATTATGTTTGGCATGATGCTGGTAGCCGGAGCAAATCCTAAGATACTGGCCCTGCTTTTTTTCGGTGGGATATTCCTGATTGTTGCTGTTCTCTGGCTGCATTTTCATTTGAAAGTGCCCATTCCTCTGGAGGATTACCAGATCATGCGGCTTGTGGTCTTTCTCGACCCTTATGCCGACGGTAAAAACGGCCTTGGTGCCGGATACAACATCATCCAATCTTTAGTGGCAGTGGGTTCCGGCGGTTTTTGGGGTAAAGGATTGTTTAAAGGCACTCAGGGGCAGTATAACTTTTTGCCATATCACCATACCGATTTTATTTTCTCCATAATTGGCGAGGAACTTGGATTTGTAGGTGGAATGTTGTTGTTGATCCTCTATTTTATCCTCCTGTACCGGGCCTTGCGCATTGCCATGCAGGCTAAGGATTTATACGGAGTACTTCTGGTGACCGGTGTGGTTTCTATGCTTACTTTTCATATTCTGGAGAACATTGGAATGGCAATCGGCATGATGCCGATTACAGGCATTCCGCTCCCGCTCTTCAGTTACGGCGGCAGCAACATGTGGGCTAATTTGCTTGCCTTGGGTATTATTTTAAGCGTAAACTTAAGGAGGCAGGTCATTCCTTTTTAA
- a CDS encoding Spo0B domain-containing protein, which yields MTGTAKDFVQLLRVYKHDYLNHLQVLLGYLQLKKPELALDYAREAIEEIQENGTIMRLGLPKLTIWLLLKRMQLEERGITLTLQNETDFAALECMDEELLEWFKAVEDVISLKLNSLPVEAQGWEICFDGSGPYEIVFNLPILQDNPWPGCLEPCLARLAGGITATWSSNEQKFALKLLIPTNLCKKRLNF from the coding sequence ATGACTGGTACCGCTAAGGATTTTGTGCAGCTTTTAAGGGTATACAAACATGACTATTTAAATCATTTGCAGGTGCTTTTGGGCTACCTCCAGCTTAAGAAACCGGAACTGGCCCTGGACTATGCGCGGGAAGCCATAGAGGAAATTCAGGAAAACGGGACAATTATGCGCTTGGGGTTGCCAAAGCTTACAATTTGGCTGCTTTTAAAACGAATGCAGCTGGAAGAACGGGGAATAACCCTGACCTTGCAAAATGAGACTGACTTTGCCGCACTGGAGTGTATGGATGAGGAATTGCTGGAGTGGTTTAAAGCTGTCGAAGATGTTATTTCCTTAAAGTTAAACAGCCTGCCTGTAGAAGCTCAGGGCTGGGAGATTTGCTTTGATGGGAGCGGTCCTTATGAAATTGTCTTTAACCTTCCGATTTTGCAAGACAATCCCTGGCCGGGTTGTTTGGAGCCTTGCTTAGCCCGTTTGGCTGGGGGAATTACTGCTACATGGTCAAGTAATGAACAAAAGTTTGCTCTAAAGCTCCTCATTCCGACTAACCTTTGCAAGAAACGGTTAAACTTCTAG
- a CDS encoding M50 family metallopeptidase — translation MRVGTIKGIEFRVNDFFLLLIMAYGMLGVFYQAMLIFTLVLVHESAHVFVARRGGIKVKEIELYPFGGVARLGDILEVNPGLEAKVALAGPMSNFFMLGLGFFLHYNYNWNGAYYLLFQHANLSMGLFNLLPALPLDGGRILRSFWSSRIGLAEATWKTSLWGKYWAVLIGAVGSVGVLMHWNDLNVVVCAVFIYLAAAKYQEGTIYIFLRYLMRKSRELAQLGVLPVRQLAATPKSTIKEVLPKFTPGNYHLIIILDQEGKFQGQLSEHQLIAALFEQGSSCRLGKLLDV, via the coding sequence ATGAGGGTTGGAACAATTAAGGGAATTGAATTTAGGGTAAATGATTTCTTCCTCCTTTTAATCATGGCCTATGGCATGCTGGGAGTGTTCTACCAGGCAATGCTTATTTTTACCCTGGTTTTGGTCCACGAATCAGCCCATGTTTTTGTGGCCAGGCGCGGGGGAATAAAAGTAAAAGAGATCGAACTTTACCCTTTTGGCGGGGTAGCGCGGCTGGGCGATATTTTGGAGGTTAACCCTGGATTGGAAGCTAAAGTTGCTCTGGCAGGTCCGATGAGCAACTTTTTTATGCTCGGCCTGGGGTTTTTCTTACACTATAATTATAACTGGAACGGCGCTTATTACCTGTTGTTTCAACATGCCAATTTATCCATGGGGCTTTTTAATCTCCTGCCTGCCCTGCCGCTGGACGGTGGCAGAATTTTACGCTCCTTTTGGTCAAGTAGAATCGGGCTGGCGGAAGCTACCTGGAAAACTTCGCTTTGGGGAAAGTACTGGGCAGTTTTAATCGGTGCTGTCGGAAGTGTCGGTGTGCTCATGCACTGGAATGATCTCAATGTGGTAGTTTGCGCAGTTTTTATTTATTTAGCAGCAGCCAAGTACCAGGAGGGAACAATTTATATTTTTTTGCGTTACCTGATGCGCAAAAGCCGGGAGTTGGCACAACTTGGTGTGCTGCCCGTAAGACAGCTGGCAGCGACGCCCAAATCAACGATTAAAGAAGTGCTGCCAAAATTCACTCCGGGCAACTATCACCTGATAATTATTTTAGACCAGGAGGGGAAGTTTCAAGGACAGCTGTCAGAGCACCAGTTAATTGCAGCTCTCTTCGAACAAGGCAGTTCCTGCCGGCTTGGCAAGCTGCTAGATGTATAG
- a CDS encoding ribosomal-processing cysteine protease Prp yields MIEVEIFLDDSGRIREFTLQGHAGFAPHGSDIVCAGVSILAQTAVMGLYKYLTAAPRVEKEAGLLRCLLPVNLPEKEMELAQVILQTMLLGLEATEQNYRKYIRIYKRRWTECL; encoded by the coding sequence ATGATTGAGGTCGAAATATTCCTTGATGATTCCGGGCGAATTAGAGAGTTTACTTTGCAAGGCCATGCAGGCTTTGCGCCCCATGGCAGCGATATTGTCTGTGCAGGGGTTTCGATCCTGGCACAGACAGCAGTCATGGGACTATATAAGTACCTGACTGCCGCACCGCGGGTGGAAAAGGAAGCGGGACTGTTAAGGTGTCTTTTGCCGGTAAATCTCCCGGAAAAGGAAATGGAATTGGCACAAGTTATTTTGCAGACAATGTTACTGGGTTTGGAAGCAACTGAGCAAAATTACCGGAAGTATATACGAATCTACAAGAGGAGGTGGACGGAGTGTTTGTAA
- the tnpA gene encoding IS66 family insertion sequence element accessory protein TnpA: protein MTKEELRDFWAARVKEFKESGQSAPAWCVANNVKLHQLRYWLRKEKHTSTVTTLSWLPLNLSDAGFQTSLLVRVGQVAVEVKPGFDPKLLVDVVKALIDNDR from the coding sequence ATGACTAAAGAAGAACTACGAGACTTTTGGGCAGCCAGGGTAAAGGAATTTAAAGAGAGCGGCCAGAGTGCACCGGCATGGTGTGTGGCCAACAACGTAAAGCTCCATCAATTAAGGTACTGGCTTAGAAAAGAGAAACACACATCCACTGTGACTACATTATCGTGGCTGCCACTCAATCTTAGCGATGCAGGCTTTCAAACTTCTTTGTTAGTAAGGGTAGGCCAGGTCGCTGTAGAAGTCAAGCCAGGGTTTGATCCAAAATTACTAGTAGACGTTGTGAAAGCGTTAATTGACAATGATAGGTGA
- a CDS encoding TIGR03936 family radical SAM-associated protein, whose translation MGRYRIEFGKESGARFLSHLELMKAFERALRRAGLPMAFSEGFNPRPKMSFASAVAVGVTSAREYLDLELREELEADQVLEKLRNTLPPGLSVVSCRKIPPKVPALMAEIEAAEYEARLKLTDKLTKAEIDDAIAKLLERDSIVVVKEGKKGPENKELKEGIYELRCTAVEEGWAHLLMRVKSGSRGNIRPEEVLKALQELALLSFEPELAVIHRTGLFVNRKGQLVSPMQ comes from the coding sequence GTGGGGCGTTATAGAATTGAATTCGGCAAGGAGAGTGGGGCCCGCTTTCTTTCCCATCTGGAGTTGATGAAAGCTTTTGAGCGGGCACTGCGGCGGGCAGGTTTGCCCATGGCTTTTTCGGAAGGATTTAACCCTCGCCCCAAGATGTCTTTTGCTTCGGCTGTAGCAGTGGGAGTAACCAGCGCCAGGGAATATCTGGACCTTGAACTGCGGGAGGAACTGGAAGCTGACCAGGTGTTGGAGAAGCTGCGTAACACTTTGCCTCCCGGGCTGTCGGTGGTATCCTGCCGCAAAATCCCGCCCAAAGTTCCGGCATTGATGGCGGAGATTGAGGCTGCGGAATATGAGGCAAGGCTTAAACTGACTGATAAACTTACAAAAGCAGAAATAGATGACGCGATTGCAAAGCTTCTGGAGCGGGACTCGATCGTTGTGGTGAAAGAGGGTAAGAAGGGGCCGGAAAATAAGGAATTGAAAGAGGGGATTTATGAGCTGAGATGTACTGCGGTGGAGGAAGGCTGGGCCCATTTATTGATGCGGGTTAAATCGGGCAGCAGGGGCAATATTCGCCCGGAAGAAGTGCTTAAAGCTTTGCAAGAATTAGCGCTCCTCTCTTTTGAGCCGGAACTGGCGGTTATACACCGTACCGGTTTATTTGTGAACAGAAAGGGGCAATTAGTTTCTCCTATGCAGTAA
- a CDS encoding Rne/Rng family ribonuclease: MFKEIVVHITPEETVVAVLEEHKLVEIYIERSLNQRLVGNIYRGKVANVLPGMQAAFIDIGLEKNAFLYVEDAFPGRVTGSEEEVDEPQQVRPNIGDLLREGQTITVQVIKEPFGTKGARVTTNITLPGRYLVLMPTLNYIGVSRRIEGESERNRLKAIAGELCRDGIGAIVRTVAAGANADELKEDFNSLYKLWQKIKNRPTGATPALIHRDLELLERVLRDILAEDINRILVNSKEAYQKTQEFAEIFAPYLKYKIVLKEADLLKEYNIPAQIEQALKRKVWLDCGGYIVIDQVEALTVIDVNTGKYVGGTTLADTVLKTNLEAAREIARQLRLRNIGGIVIIDFIDMNDNGHRELVLETLEQELKKDRTKTNVLGITQLGLVELTRKKSCQGLGSMLQKDCPYCQGKGKVLSEETVSLKAKRQILATAEYTQAPILLVEAHPKVAALLVGSGGELLNQLEQQTGKKILVRGLSSIHLEEVKLTQVQNEEQLGELASPVKVGEILQVKVEEPLAANPRDGIARIDGYIINVTGGGAYIGVEIPVEITRVNRTSAKARLVNS; this comes from the coding sequence TTGTTTAAGGAAATTGTTGTTCATATTACCCCGGAGGAAACTGTGGTAGCAGTTTTGGAAGAACATAAGTTGGTGGAAATTTACATTGAAAGGTCTTTAAATCAGCGGCTTGTGGGCAATATTTACCGCGGCAAGGTAGCTAACGTTTTGCCGGGCATGCAGGCAGCTTTTATTGATATTGGCCTGGAGAAAAATGCGTTTCTCTATGTGGAGGATGCTTTTCCTGGCAGGGTGACCGGTTCGGAAGAGGAAGTGGATGAGCCGCAGCAAGTGCGGCCTAATATCGGCGATTTGCTGAGAGAGGGCCAAACCATCACGGTACAAGTGATTAAAGAACCCTTTGGCACCAAAGGGGCCCGCGTTACCACCAACATTACACTGCCAGGCAGGTATCTGGTTTTAATGCCCACCTTGAATTATATAGGAGTGTCCCGCAGAATCGAAGGGGAAAGCGAACGCAACAGGCTCAAGGCAATTGCCGGGGAGCTTTGCCGGGACGGCATTGGAGCCATAGTCCGGACTGTGGCTGCAGGAGCCAATGCGGATGAACTAAAAGAGGATTTTAATTCATTATATAAACTCTGGCAGAAGATTAAAAACCGGCCAACGGGAGCCACCCCCGCCCTCATTCACCGGGATTTAGAGCTCCTGGAGCGCGTATTAAGGGATATTTTAGCGGAAGATATCAACAGAATTTTGGTCAATTCCAAAGAGGCTTACCAGAAAACCCAGGAATTCGCAGAGATTTTCGCCCCTTACCTGAAATATAAAATAGTCCTGAAGGAAGCTGACCTTTTAAAGGAGTACAACATTCCTGCCCAGATCGAGCAGGCCTTAAAACGCAAAGTTTGGCTGGACTGCGGCGGTTATATCGTGATCGATCAGGTTGAAGCGTTGACGGTAATCGATGTTAATACCGGGAAATATGTGGGCGGTACTACTTTAGCTGACACGGTGCTCAAGACCAACTTGGAGGCTGCCCGGGAAATTGCCCGGCAACTGCGTTTAAGGAACATTGGCGGAATTGTAATTATCGATTTTATTGATATGAATGATAACGGGCATCGGGAGCTGGTGCTGGAAACTCTTGAACAAGAGTTAAAAAAAGATAGGACCAAGACCAATGTCTTGGGCATTACTCAATTAGGGCTGGTGGAACTGACCAGGAAAAAATCCTGCCAGGGTTTAGGCAGCATGCTGCAAAAAGACTGCCCCTACTGCCAGGGTAAAGGCAAAGTGCTGTCGGAAGAGACAGTCAGTCTTAAAGCAAAGCGGCAGATTCTGGCTACTGCCGAATATACTCAAGCACCAATTTTACTGGTTGAAGCTCATCCCAAGGTAGCCGCCCTTTTGGTAGGCAGCGGAGGCGAATTACTGAACCAGCTGGAACAGCAGACCGGTAAAAAGATTTTGGTTAGGGGTTTAAGTTCTATTCATCTGGAGGAAGTTAAGCTTACGCAAGTACAAAACGAGGAGCAGCTGGGGGAACTGGCCAGTCCGGTTAAGGTAGGTGAAATTTTACAAGTCAAAGTTGAGGAGCCGCTGGCCGCAAACCCCCGGGACGGCATTGCCCGGATAGACGGCTATATAATCAATGTTACCGGAGGTGGCGCCTATATCGGGGTGGAAATTCCCGTGGAAATTACCAGAGTTAACAGGACTTCGGCCAAGGCCAGGCTGGTAAACTCTTAG
- the rpmA gene encoding 50S ribosomal protein L27, with amino-acid sequence MDLQLFAHKKGVGSSRNGRDSEAKRLGVKRHDGMLVKAGNILVRQRGTKIHPGVNVGIGKDDTLYALIDGYVKFERKGKDKKQVSIYSELAM; translated from the coding sequence ATGGATCTACAGCTTTTTGCACATAAAAAAGGTGTGGGTAGCTCCCGTAACGGTCGTGACAGTGAAGCCAAAAGACTGGGCGTAAAAAGACATGACGGCATGTTGGTTAAAGCCGGCAACATTTTGGTCCGTCAAAGGGGCACCAAAATCCATCCGGGAGTTAACGTCGGAATTGGCAAAGATGATACCTTGTACGCTTTGATTGACGGTTATGTTAAATTCGAGCGTAAGGGTAAAGATAAAAAGCAAGTAAGCATTTATTCGGAACTGGCTATGTAG